In Pseudomonadota bacterium, a single genomic region encodes these proteins:
- the ydiK gene encoding AI-2E family transporter YdiK: MKSTLDYEKIDSRMEKSNKERRIMERPTSRDITRTTLSVLLIGILIVAVFWIIHPFLPSLIWATMIVVTTWPFMLRVQARLWGKRGLAALVMTVALVLVFVIPFWLAVATIIDNYDRIGALEESFHKSTLPLPPHWVGKLPMIGPRLSGAWQDVSSAGPQGLILWLKPYAGKLAEWFVAQAGSVGKIFVQFLLTVVIAAILYAKGDAAANAIRRFARRLAGHHGEEVTILAAKAIRGVALGVVVTALVQSLLGGIGLAVTGVPAASIFTAVMFMLCVAQLGPGFVLIPSIIWLYWSNHAVAGTVLLVLTVVVVSLDNVLRPVLIRKGADLPLLLILAGVIGGLITFGIVGIFVGPVVLAVALTLLRAWIEEGGTDVQKKT, from the coding sequence TTGAAATCTACTCTCGATTACGAGAAAATAGATTCACGGATGGAAAAGTCAAACAAAGAAAGGAGAATCATGGAGAGACCGACTTCTCGTGACATCACACGCACAACGCTGAGTGTTTTGCTAATTGGCATTCTCATCGTCGCCGTCTTCTGGATCATCCACCCTTTCCTGCCCTCATTAATCTGGGCAACCATGATCGTTGTAACAACCTGGCCGTTCATGCTACGAGTTCAGGCACGGCTGTGGGGTAAACGAGGGCTCGCTGCCCTGGTGATGACAGTGGCGCTGGTACTCGTTTTTGTCATACCATTCTGGCTCGCGGTGGCAACCATCATAGACAATTATGACAGGATCGGTGCCTTGGAGGAATCCTTCCATAAAAGCACCTTACCATTGCCCCCTCACTGGGTGGGGAAGCTGCCAATGATAGGTCCCAGGCTTTCAGGGGCATGGCAGGATGTTTCCTCTGCCGGCCCACAGGGGCTAATCCTGTGGCTCAAACCCTACGCCGGAAAGCTGGCCGAATGGTTTGTGGCTCAGGCTGGCAGCGTCGGCAAAATATTCGTCCAGTTTCTGCTGACAGTGGTCATTGCCGCGATACTGTATGCTAAAGGAGATGCTGCTGCCAATGCTATACGCCGCTTCGCACGGCGGCTTGCCGGCCATCATGGCGAAGAGGTTACCATCCTCGCTGCAAAGGCAATCCGGGGCGTTGCACTCGGTGTGGTCGTTACGGCCCTGGTACAGTCCCTCCTGGGTGGCATCGGTCTTGCGGTGACCGGCGTGCCGGCTGCATCCATCTTCACTGCCGTCATGTTCATGCTCTGTGTAGCACAGCTTGGACCGGGGTTCGTGCTGATTCCATCCATCATTTGGCTCTATTGGAGCAACCACGCTGTGGCTGGGACAGTATTGCTCGTATTGACGGTCGTTGTCGTGAGCCTTGACAATGTGCTCCGTCCCGTGCTTATCAGGAAAGGGGCAGACCTGCCGCTCCTGCTCATCCTTGCCGGTGTCATAGGAGGTCTTATCACCTTCGGTATCGTAGGCATATTTGTTGGTCCGGTGGTACTGGCTGTAGCCCTCACTCTGCTTCGTGCCTGGATCGAAGAGGGAGGTACTGATGTCCAGAAGAAAACGTGA
- a CDS encoding HNH endonuclease gives MDRTLLLNATFEPLNVLSWKKAVTLLYLGKVAVVKEYEKEIKGVSITIRQPSVIRLLRLVRGNHRNVKFSRRNIFLRDDYVCQYCGERFDPKYLTCDHIIPKSRGGITEWSNIVTSCNRCNLKKGDKLTDEIEMYPRKRPSRPNGFYLLMLHVGVKIFPEHWKDYIFMRD, from the coding sequence ATGGATAGAACCCTTCTTTTGAATGCAACGTTTGAACCCTTAAATGTATTGTCTTGGAAAAAGGCAGTGACCCTTCTTTATCTTGGCAAGGTTGCGGTTGTAAAAGAGTATGAGAAAGAGATAAAGGGGGTTTCGATCACTATACGACAGCCGTCTGTTATAAGGCTTCTGAGGCTTGTCAGGGGTAACCACAGGAACGTTAAGTTTTCAAGAAGGAATATATTTTTGAGAGACGATTATGTCTGCCAGTATTGCGGGGAGAGATTTGACCCGAAATATCTTACCTGCGACCACATCATACCAAAATCGCGAGGCGGGATAACGGAATGGTCAAATATTGTGACTTCATGTAACCGATGTAACCTGAAAAAGGGTGATAAGCTGACGGATGAGATTGAAATGTACCCGAGGAAGAGGCCATCACGGCCGAATGGATTTTATTTACTCATGCTCCATGTAGGCGTGAAGATATTCCCGGAGCATTGGAAAGATTATATTTTTATGAGGGATTGA
- a CDS encoding HIT domain-containing protein → MDRIWAPWRMEYISSTTVKGDKKCFLCIDSKNDEKLLVVGRKGTAFVIMNRFPYTNGHVMVVPVRHTGLLEELTDEETMDMMGLVKIMTTIYKEEFKVDGINVGINVGRAAGAGLEEHIHIHMVPRWFGDANFMTVVGETRVISEHIEATYQKLKSKFIEKIL, encoded by the coding sequence ATGGATAGAATATGGGCGCCATGGAGAATGGAGTATATCAGCAGCACCACCGTTAAGGGTGATAAAAAGTGTTTCCTCTGCATTGACAGTAAGAATGACGAGAAATTGCTTGTTGTCGGCAGAAAGGGTACGGCATTTGTTATCATGAACAGGTTCCCTTACACGAACGGACACGTAATGGTTGTACCGGTAAGACATACAGGGTTACTTGAAGAGCTGACCGATGAAGAGACCATGGATATGATGGGGCTTGTAAAGATTATGACTACTATTTATAAAGAGGAGTTCAAGGTAGACGGTATTAATGTAGGCATAAATGTGGGAAGGGCTGCCGGAGCCGGGCTTGAAGAACATATACACATTCACATGGTCCCGCGGTGGTTCGGGGATGCGAATTTCATGACCGTTGTAGGTGAAACGAGGGTCATTTCGGAACATATAGAGGCAACATACCAAAAATTGAAGAGTAAGTTTATTGAGAAGATTCTTTGA
- a CDS encoding nucleoside phosphorylase: MRRFFDSSPPLLNPVDLVSAFTGRTAEELALPERVIIVFDSGDLKRVLNKKKHRLIDAWLNFRWLYRIEESNTIITRSYFGGPNIAALVEELAVFGVKEFVIWGYAGGIDNQLKIGDVIVAKGALREDGISYHYVDDEDDFVYSDWFEEWEQHTKEWGFREGIIWSCDAIYRETREKIRKYRKAGISAVEMEVASFYAVCTFKGVKGIALLIVSDLLNDEGWTGGFHTKPFREGVKKMSKFMQEMVVK, from the coding sequence TTGAGAAGATTCTTTGATTCATCCCCCCCTCTCTTAAATCCTGTTGATCTGGTATCAGCTTTCACAGGAAGGACAGCAGAGGAGCTTGCCCTCCCAGAGAGGGTAATCATCGTCTTCGATTCAGGCGATTTAAAGCGTGTCTTAAACAAGAAAAAACATAGACTTATTGATGCGTGGTTGAATTTCCGTTGGCTATACAGGATCGAAGAGAGTAATACCATAATTACAAGATCATATTTCGGCGGTCCCAATATCGCTGCCCTTGTGGAAGAACTTGCGGTTTTCGGCGTGAAAGAATTTGTCATCTGGGGCTATGCGGGCGGAATTGACAACCAGTTAAAGATTGGCGATGTGATTGTGGCAAAGGGTGCGTTAAGGGAGGATGGGATATCCTATCACTACGTTGACGATGAAGATGATTTTGTCTATTCGGACTGGTTCGAAGAATGGGAACAACATACCAAAGAGTGGGGCTTCAGAGAAGGCATAATCTGGAGTTGCGATGCCATCTACAGGGAGACCAGGGAAAAAATCAGAAAATATCGTAAAGCAGGTATCTCTGCCGTAGAGATGGAGGTGGCCTCTTTCTATGCAGTATGCACATTCAAAGGGGTAAAAGGCATTGCCCTTTTAATTGTTTCTGACCTTCTGAACGATGAGGGATGGACAGGCGGTTTCCATACAAAACCCTTTCGGGAAGGTGTAAAAAAAATGTCGAAGTTTATGCAGGAAATGGTCGTGAAATAA
- a CDS encoding aminotransferase class I/II-fold pyridoxal phosphate-dependent enzyme, translating into MDIHNYAESKRLSLRQVLDFTSSVNPLGPSNKAKNAIRKSIKFLEFPPDEKIRYLKRYICKQERIEEGCIVFGQGSSSLLHSLLKATEPKTILLVSPVSKRFRDILHNYRMDIQLFPVEEKHPPQFSIDITGLIDRLKTVDMVILPNPHDVTGTIMPAENLGSLIEATEKTGKILVIDERYMDFAPYRSFVKLVTESQNTLILRTFSVFHALKGLPLGYGAGSPALMKKLSNNLIPPQGNALVYAAAIVSLKDKGHKTRTMKLVKEEKKYFIEKLKQIDGLQIFDTACNFLLLKIERQIPDLASLFIKYHIIIDEYSSESANTYLKVPLKRHKLNAQFIKTLKNILKT; encoded by the coding sequence ATGGATATTCACAATTACGCTGAAAGCAAAAGGCTTTCTCTCAGGCAGGTACTTGATTTTACCTCAAGTGTTAACCCTCTGGGCCCTTCAAATAAAGCAAAAAACGCCATAAGAAAGTCCATTAAATTCCTCGAATTCCCGCCTGACGAGAAAATAAGGTATCTAAAACGTTACATATGTAAGCAAGAACGGATAGAGGAAGGCTGTATCGTTTTCGGGCAGGGCTCATCTTCGTTGCTCCATAGTCTTCTCAAGGCAACAGAACCAAAGACCATACTCCTCGTTTCACCGGTTTCGAAAAGGTTTAGAGATATCTTGCATAATTACCGGATGGATATTCAGTTGTTCCCTGTGGAAGAGAAGCATCCTCCTCAATTTTCAATAGACATCACCGGACTCATCGATCGTCTCAAAACTGTTGATATGGTTATTCTGCCAAACCCGCACGATGTGACCGGCACCATAATGCCTGCAGAAAACCTTGGTTCTCTGATTGAAGCAACAGAGAAAACCGGAAAGATATTAGTCATCGATGAGAGGTACATGGATTTTGCCCCTTATAGATCTTTCGTTAAACTTGTCACAGAATCACAAAACACCCTTATACTCCGTACATTTTCCGTATTTCATGCGCTGAAGGGACTGCCCTTGGGATATGGAGCAGGTTCCCCGGCGCTGATGAAAAAATTGAGTAACAACCTGATCCCGCCGCAAGGCAATGCACTCGTTTATGCTGCTGCTATAGTATCCCTCAAAGACAAGGGGCACAAAACGAGAACCATGAAACTTGTCAAAGAAGAAAAGAAATACTTCATTGAAAAACTGAAGCAGATTGATGGTCTTCAAATATTTGATACAGCCTGCAATTTTCTCCTCCTGAAAATCGAAAGGCAAATACCTGATCTGGCAAGCCTTTTTATCAAATACCACATCATAATCGACGAATATTCAAGCGAATCAGCCAACACCTATCTGAAGGTGCCTTTAAAGAGACACAAGTTGAATGCACAGTTTATAAAAACCCTTAAAAATATTCTTAAAACATAA
- a CDS encoding tetratricopeptide repeat protein — translation MTKRKVKEEIKKPDIVIRTVTFAIDWIKNNMKACIVGLIIVFVVCSSLFGYSFYAKRQDDKMQFMLSQAIQAFGESMASGSVEKMNIAETLFNSILKENHKKISIIARLYLAKISYMKGKPEEAKKLYQEVQSQSNDPVIMSISEKAIQQIDKK, via the coding sequence ATGACAAAGAGAAAAGTAAAGGAAGAGATAAAAAAACCGGATATCGTCATCAGGACAGTCACCTTCGCCATCGACTGGATTAAAAATAATATGAAGGCTTGCATTGTCGGGCTCATCATCGTATTTGTCGTCTGTTCATCCCTTTTTGGATATAGTTTCTATGCTAAAAGACAGGACGACAAAATGCAGTTCATGTTATCGCAGGCCATACAAGCCTTTGGCGAATCCATGGCATCCGGCAGCGTGGAAAAGATGAACATCGCTGAAACCTTATTCAATTCAATTCTCAAGGAAAATCATAAAAAAATAAGTATTATTGCACGGCTTTACCTCGCTAAAATCAGTTATATGAAAGGAAAGCCTGAAGAGGCAAAAAAACTTTATCAGGAAGTCCAGAGTCAATCCAATGACCCTGTCATTATGTCAATCTCCGAGAAAGCCATCCAGCAGATTGATAAGAAATAA
- a CDS encoding NlpC/P60 family protein, with the protein MKKSILTIIVATFLITITYGLAFSAPITYKVKSGDSLCSIAKKHQIHVDKLKSQNNLKTNKLSIGQQITIKSDSTGATGTTKATTKTKPTTKTRKEVKNTQPVEVVITENDGEFIEYKTKKGDTIDKIATQFNIDTEDILEANNLTDKKFKPGKVILIPKIIEDKDDEFVTLAGKTIKPWKSNDEKYMLVKVAKSFMGAPYRYGGESVRGLDCSAYVKKIYDIFDVPLPRSAREQFNVGEKITKDDLAVGDLVFFRTKRYIKYPTHVGIYIGEGNFIHSSSGYNKLGVKIDSLLSDFYGRTFIGAVRVKKTSEESADTTKASEKATNNS; encoded by the coding sequence ATGAAAAAATCCATCCTGACCATAATCGTAGCCACCTTCTTAATCACAATCACATACGGCCTCGCATTCTCTGCGCCAATAACATATAAGGTAAAATCAGGCGATAGCTTATGCAGCATCGCAAAAAAGCATCAGATCCATGTCGATAAACTGAAAAGCCAGAACAATTTAAAAACAAACAAACTAAGCATCGGCCAGCAAATCACTATAAAGAGCGACTCAACAGGGGCTACAGGGACAACAAAGGCAACAACAAAAACAAAACCAACAACAAAAACAAGAAAAGAAGTGAAAAATACCCAGCCGGTTGAGGTCGTTATCACGGAGAACGATGGCGAGTTTATCGAATACAAGACAAAAAAGGGCGACACCATTGACAAAATCGCCACGCAGTTCAACATCGACACAGAAGATATCCTGGAAGCAAATAACCTGACAGATAAAAAGTTTAAACCCGGAAAAGTCATTCTTATTCCGAAGATCATTGAAGATAAAGACGATGAATTTGTAACCCTTGCCGGCAAAACAATTAAACCATGGAAAAGTAATGATGAAAAATACATGCTGGTAAAGGTGGCAAAGAGTTTCATGGGAGCGCCGTACAGGTATGGTGGGGAGAGTGTCAGAGGTCTCGACTGTTCTGCCTATGTAAAAAAGATCTATGACATTTTTGATGTTCCGCTTCCGAGGAGTGCGCGGGAGCAGTTCAACGTAGGCGAAAAAATCACAAAAGACGATCTTGCCGTTGGAGACCTCGTTTTCTTCAGAACAAAAAGATATATAAAATACCCCACACATGTCGGTATCTATATCGGGGAAGGTAATTTTATCCACTCATCCTCGGGGTATAACAAGCTTGGCGTTAAGATCGATTCGCTTTTATCTGATTTTTATGGCAGGACATTTATAGGGGCTGTAAGGGTAAAAAAAACATCTGAGGAAAGTGCTGATACGACAAAAGCTTCTGAAAAAGCTACTAACAATTCCTGA
- a CDS encoding heterodisulfide reductase-related iron-sulfur binding cluster produces MEIIGREIFWNVGEGARWLSYALMVVTFIVLIVGLKKRYAMWKIAKGKCAPFDFSKRLGERIAYFIDNGIFHKSILRESFPGSMHLFIFWGFLFLAIGTALVAIQDDVIRPLFKANILQGSFYLIFSAVLDAAGLVAIIGIMMAIWRRYVTRPSRLDNKPDDAITLVWILAVLVTGFLVEGARIASSRPDFEVWSFVGWITSYLFLGLGQDGIKAAHKFFWYFHMLISFGLIAYIAYSRLLHIITSSLNMMFRGVEDSPRGAIVPIEDFENAEEFGVNSIENFTWRQTFDLDACTRCGRCQDLCPAYATEKPLSPKKFIQDLKAEWERAAAGVKNEDGLIDKVIEEETLWSCTACLACQVNCPVSIPTFDKNIEMRRYLTLTLSKTTPETRLLFKNLQQKGDPYGMGKRQRTEWIEDLEIKNAGAEEVEYLYWVGCVASLDDRNRKVAKAFSTILNKAGISFGTLGQDETCCGDPARRCGNEDLYLGIAQGNVELLNELGIKKIITTCPHCYHTLKNEYPQIGGNFEVYHQGEFLWKLINEGKIAVNPSIEGTITYHDPCYLGRANKVFEQPRNVVNKVKKGNYVELERNHDRSFCCGGGGGRIWMEEHHKRINHARIDEAINVSANTVVTACPYCLIMMEDAIKDKEKIETMKALDLSEILVKSL; encoded by the coding sequence ATGGAAATCATCGGGAGAGAAATCTTCTGGAATGTGGGAGAAGGGGCAAGATGGTTATCATATGCATTAATGGTAGTTACCTTTATTGTTCTCATCGTGGGTCTGAAAAAGAGGTACGCCATGTGGAAGATTGCGAAAGGCAAGTGCGCCCCTTTCGATTTTTCAAAGAGGCTGGGGGAAAGAATAGCCTATTTCATTGATAATGGTATTTTTCATAAATCCATTTTACGTGAGTCATTCCCCGGCTCAATGCACCTTTTCATTTTCTGGGGCTTCCTCTTTCTTGCTATAGGCACCGCACTTGTAGCTATTCAGGATGATGTCATCAGGCCGCTCTTTAAAGCGAACATCCTTCAGGGTAGTTTTTATCTGATCTTCTCTGCAGTGCTCGATGCAGCAGGCCTTGTGGCCATCATCGGCATCATGATGGCAATATGGAGAAGGTATGTTACCAGACCTTCAAGGCTTGATAATAAACCCGATGATGCAATTACATTAGTCTGGATACTGGCGGTTCTCGTAACGGGCTTCCTCGTGGAAGGTGCAAGGATTGCATCATCAAGGCCGGATTTCGAGGTATGGAGCTTCGTAGGCTGGATTACATCCTATCTTTTCCTTGGTCTTGGTCAGGACGGGATTAAGGCTGCTCACAAATTTTTCTGGTATTTCCACATGCTCATATCCTTCGGACTCATCGCATATATTGCCTATTCAAGGCTGCTCCATATCATTACATCATCGCTGAACATGATGTTCAGGGGCGTTGAAGATAGCCCGCGCGGGGCTATTGTACCCATTGAAGATTTTGAGAATGCTGAAGAATTTGGTGTGAATTCCATAGAAAATTTTACATGGAGACAAACATTTGACCTCGATGCATGCACACGGTGCGGCAGGTGTCAGGACCTGTGCCCTGCCTATGCAACCGAAAAACCGCTTTCACCGAAGAAATTCATCCAGGACCTGAAGGCCGAATGGGAGAGGGCAGCGGCAGGGGTAAAAAATGAGGATGGCTTAATTGACAAAGTTATTGAAGAAGAAACCCTCTGGTCATGTACTGCATGTCTTGCCTGCCAGGTAAACTGTCCTGTTTCAATACCTACCTTTGACAAAAACATTGAGATGAGAAGATACCTGACATTGACACTCAGCAAGACAACCCCTGAAACAAGACTTCTTTTCAAAAACCTGCAGCAGAAGGGTGACCCTTACGGGATGGGAAAGAGACAGAGGACAGAATGGATAGAAGACCTTGAGATAAAAAATGCCGGTGCAGAAGAGGTGGAATACCTCTACTGGGTAGGGTGTGTTGCATCCCTCGATGACAGGAACAGGAAGGTTGCCAAGGCATTTTCCACAATACTCAATAAGGCTGGCATTTCGTTCGGTACCCTCGGCCAGGATGAGACATGCTGCGGCGATCCTGCACGGAGATGTGGGAACGAAGACCTGTATCTTGGCATCGCACAGGGCAATGTTGAACTTCTCAATGAACTTGGCATCAAGAAGATAATTACCACATGTCCCCATTGCTACCACACATTAAAGAATGAGTATCCCCAGATCGGTGGAAACTTCGAGGTATATCATCAAGGAGAATTTCTCTGGAAACTTATCAATGAGGGTAAAATCGCAGTCAATCCTTCAATCGAAGGGACTATCACATACCATGACCCATGCTATCTCGGTCGTGCCAACAAGGTTTTCGAACAGCCAAGAAATGTTGTCAATAAAGTGAAAAAGGGCAACTATGTTGAACTGGAAAGAAACCATGACAGAAGCTTCTGCTGCGGCGGCGGCGGCGGCAGGATATGGATGGAGGAACACCATAAGAGGATTAACCACGCAAGAATCGATGAGGCCATAAACGTATCTGCAAATACCGTTGTTACTGCCTGTCCTTACTGCCTGATTATGATGGAAGATGCTATCAAGGATAAGGAAAAGATTGAAACGATGAAGGCATTGGATTTGTCGGAGATATTGGTAAAATCTTTGTAA
- a CDS encoding 4Fe-4S binding protein: MPARIDEDACTGCGACAEVCPADAITVDDTAKVDSELCTECGACVEECPVEAISLEV, from the coding sequence ATGCCAGCAAGAATTGATGAAGATGCCTGCACAGGATGTGGAGCGTGCGCAGAAGTATGCCCTGCCGATGCTATAACCGTTGACGATACGGCTAAGGTCGACTCTGAGCTCTGCACGGAATGTGGTGCATGTGTAGAAGAATGCCCGGTTGAGGCAATTTCCCTGGAAGTATAA
- a CDS encoding pyruvate carboxylase subunit B translates to MVEKKPVKITDLTLRDGHQSLFATRMKTEDMLPIAEKMDSIGFYSMEVWGGATFDVMTRFLNEDPWDRVRLLRKKMPNTKFQMLLRGQNLVGYRNYADDVVDAFVEKAAEVGIDIFRVFDALNDERNFIAAFKAIQKCGRHVQGALSYSLTEKRLGGPIFNIDYYINKAKRIEDMGAHSLCIKDMAGIISPYDAYELISALKNSLKIPVHLHTHYTSGMASMSCLKAIEAGADGIDTCLAPFALRSSHPAVEPFVITLKNTPYDTHFNLETIAEIDEYLETIVPDYMSFADTTRFSVIDIGVLMHQIPGGMISNLVSQLKQAKALNRLKEVYEEIPRTRQDLGFPPLVTPTSQIVGVQAVFNVIAGRYKMISKEVKDYFYGLYGKPPVEVSEEISKKALKGYERGETPIKTRPGDILEPELPKAREALKGISARMEDILIYALYPMTGLEFLKKKYGIQ, encoded by the coding sequence ATGGTAGAGAAAAAACCCGTTAAAATTACCGATCTCACTTTGAGAGACGGTCACCAGTCACTCTTCGCCACACGCATGAAGACAGAGGATATGCTACCCATCGCAGAAAAGATGGACAGCATTGGTTTCTATTCCATGGAGGTTTGGGGTGGGGCCACCTTTGATGTAATGACAAGGTTTCTCAATGAAGACCCCTGGGACAGGGTAAGACTCCTTAGGAAAAAGATGCCGAATACAAAATTTCAGATGCTTTTACGTGGACAAAACCTTGTGGGCTATAGAAATTATGCGGATGATGTAGTGGACGCATTTGTTGAGAAAGCTGCTGAGGTGGGAATTGACATATTCAGGGTATTCGATGCCCTCAATGACGAAAGGAACTTTATCGCTGCCTTTAAGGCAATACAGAAATGCGGCAGGCATGTTCAGGGTGCCCTCTCTTATTCGCTCACGGAAAAAAGGCTTGGGGGTCCCATCTTCAACATCGACTACTATATCAACAAGGCCAAACGCATCGAGGATATGGGTGCGCATTCCCTTTGTATTAAGGACATGGCTGGTATCATTTCCCCTTATGACGCATATGAACTTATATCAGCCCTAAAAAATAGTTTAAAGATACCCGTTCACCTCCATACCCACTATACAAGCGGCATGGCTTCCATGTCCTGCCTGAAGGCGATTGAAGCAGGTGCAGACGGGATAGATACATGCCTTGCACCTTTTGCCCTGCGCTCTTCACATCCTGCAGTTGAACCATTTGTTATCACACTGAAAAACACCCCTTATGACACCCACTTTAATCTTGAAACAATAGCAGAGATTGATGAATATCTTGAAACAATTGTTCCCGACTACATGTCCTTTGCCGATACAACGAGGTTCTCCGTTATTGACATAGGGGTTCTCATGCACCAGATTCCCGGCGGCATGATAAGCAACCTTGTGAGCCAGCTAAAACAGGCAAAGGCCTTGAACCGCCTCAAAGAAGTCTACGAAGAGATACCGAGAACGAGACAGGATCTGGGCTTCCCTCCCCTTGTAACACCTACAAGCCAGATCGTCGGTGTTCAGGCAGTCTTCAATGTTATAGCAGGGAGATACAAGATGATTTCCAAAGAGGTTAAAGATTATTTTTATGGCCTTTACGGAAAGCCGCCCGTTGAGGTAAGCGAAGAAATCAGTAAAAAGGCTTTAAAGGGTTACGAAAGGGGAGAGACACCAATCAAAACAAGACCGGGAGATATCCTTGAGCCGGAATTGCCAAAGGCAAGAGAGGCGTTAAAGGGGATAAGCGCCAGGATGGAAGATATCCTTATCTATGCGCTTTACCCGATGACAGGACTGGAATTTCTAAAAAAGAAATATGGGATTCAATAA